The following are encoded in a window of uncultured Sphaerochaeta sp. genomic DNA:
- a CDS encoding FGGY-family carbohydrate kinase, giving the protein MYDRLILSHNLGTTGDKAVVYDEKGKIISSWLSLYRVIYREGNKVEQDPGDWWRAVCESTKKVMRGINEKSIAVVTFSGQMMGCLCLDKAGDPIGNAIIWADMRSDKESKQLLSQIDEKLFFHITGHKISASYTLSKLLWIMHNRPEAFAKTSKVVQAKDYIVFKLTGEIVTDYSDASGTNLFNLTKRQWSRTLTSIIGLNPKILPEAIPSTQIAGYVTMDASVATGLLPGTPVVIGAGDGVCASLGGGCTTEDDAYLYFGSSAWIGMVKPTPYWEPTMRTFNWSFIQPDQIAPCGTMQAAGASLDWLKDELAREEVTQSELQRSYPQHLIEMLVTQSPPGANGLLFLPYLMGERSPYWNPQARGAFIGLKRNTRRSDMFRACYEGVAMNLKIIWEALKPINKATELVVIGGQANSDINKHIIADAFNIPVVSHNHLKDSKNFGAAVIGGLGIGMYERADVVKDLLHYERRILPNEANVEFYDRYLPLYEQAYTSLVDFYQNLDQFTNTKES; this is encoded by the coding sequence ATGTATGACAGACTCATCCTATCGCACAATCTGGGAACAACCGGAGATAAAGCGGTAGTGTATGATGAAAAAGGAAAAATCATTAGCTCCTGGCTTTCCCTCTACCGAGTTATCTATCGAGAGGGCAACAAAGTCGAACAGGATCCTGGCGATTGGTGGCGTGCTGTTTGTGAGTCCACGAAGAAGGTGATGCGGGGTATCAACGAGAAGTCAATCGCCGTGGTTACCTTCAGTGGACAGATGATGGGCTGTCTCTGCCTCGATAAGGCAGGGGACCCAATCGGTAATGCAATCATCTGGGCGGATATGCGCTCAGATAAAGAGTCAAAACAACTCCTTAGTCAGATAGATGAGAAACTCTTTTTCCATATAACCGGGCATAAGATCAGTGCCTCATATACGCTCAGCAAACTGCTGTGGATCATGCACAATCGTCCAGAAGCCTTTGCAAAGACCTCCAAAGTTGTCCAGGCGAAGGACTATATTGTTTTCAAGCTCACCGGAGAGATCGTAACAGACTACTCCGATGCATCAGGAACAAACCTTTTTAATCTGACCAAGCGACAGTGGTCTCGCACCCTGACAAGTATTATCGGTCTCAATCCAAAGATACTCCCAGAGGCAATACCCTCTACCCAAATAGCCGGGTACGTGACAATGGATGCCTCTGTAGCTACAGGGTTGCTTCCAGGAACCCCTGTTGTCATCGGTGCAGGGGATGGCGTTTGTGCCTCCTTGGGTGGTGGTTGTACCACGGAGGATGATGCCTATCTCTATTTCGGATCCTCAGCATGGATTGGAATGGTCAAGCCAACCCCGTATTGGGAGCCAACGATGAGGACCTTCAATTGGTCATTTATCCAACCTGATCAGATTGCCCCTTGTGGGACCATGCAGGCTGCTGGTGCTTCCCTGGATTGGCTCAAGGATGAATTGGCTAGGGAAGAGGTTACCCAATCAGAGCTTCAACGCAGTTATCCGCAGCATCTGATCGAAATGCTGGTCACCCAATCGCCTCCTGGCGCCAATGGATTGCTGTTCCTTCCCTATCTGATGGGTGAGCGGAGTCCCTATTGGAATCCCCAGGCTCGTGGAGCTTTCATTGGACTGAAACGAAATACCCGTCGCTCGGATATGTTCCGTGCATGTTACGAGGGTGTGGCAATGAATCTGAAGATAATCTGGGAAGCGCTTAAACCGATTAACAAAGCCACGGAATTGGTGGTGATCGGGGGGCAGGCGAATAGTGACATCAACAAGCATATTATTGCCGATGCCTTCAATATTCCTGTTGTATCGCATAACCATCTCAAGGACAGTAAGAACTTTGGTGCGGCGGTTATCGGGGGCTTGGGCATCGGGATGTACGAGCGTGCTGATGTGGTGAAGGATCTGCTTCATTATGAGAGACGCATTCTTCCAAACGAAGCGAATGTGGAGTTTTACGACCGCTATCTTCCCCTCTACGAACAAGCATATACAAGCTTGGTCGATTTCTACCAGAACCTCGACCAGTTTACCAATACAAAGGAGAGTTGA
- a CDS encoding FGGY-family carbohydrate kinase translates to MKQYVLAHDLGTSGNKATLFDERGALVESRVTPYNMEVFNSNWAEQDPSIWWNAVCSSSREVLSTINPKDVVAVSFSGQMMGCLPVDREGKPLHNALLYCDQRSTEEEQEFIQALGFDRIYQITGHRPSASYSLTKLLWIKKHRPEVYEKTYKVLQAKDYMNFLLTGEYATDYNDASGTNAFDLASLDWSQVILDTMGVPASLFPKAYPSSTKIGEVHRRASEETGIPEGTAVIVGAGDGGCASLGAGSVSFGKPYMYMGSSSWVSIASKHPLSDPEKIGFTWAHPVAGLYQPCATMQTAGGSLSWFAKTYLGNDKGKTLDSINDLAQESVPGANGLTFLPYLLGERSPWWNTKAKGAFVGMDISTTFPDHCRALLEGVAMNQKLNFAGMLSEIPDRRVMFIGGGALNIFLRQVLADVFGCEIVVPQFLTEATSMGAALLGGVGCGLYEDFSMIEVMNPIKEVVTPNKENTAYYEELTGTFADLYRSLEPWFNR, encoded by the coding sequence ATGAAGCAATATGTCTTGGCACATGACTTGGGTACATCAGGCAATAAGGCAACGCTGTTTGATGAGCGAGGAGCATTGGTGGAGAGTAGGGTGACGCCCTACAATATGGAGGTATTCAACTCCAATTGGGCTGAGCAAGACCCCTCCATCTGGTGGAATGCTGTATGCTCGTCTTCCAGGGAAGTGCTCTCAACCATCAACCCCAAGGATGTTGTAGCTGTTTCCTTCAGTGGGCAGATGATGGGTTGTCTGCCGGTAGATAGGGAAGGAAAACCGCTGCATAATGCCTTGTTGTATTGCGACCAGAGGAGTACGGAAGAGGAGCAGGAGTTTATCCAGGCTCTTGGTTTCGACCGGATTTATCAGATAACCGGGCATAGGCCCAGCGCATCCTACTCCCTGACCAAGCTGCTCTGGATCAAGAAGCATCGCCCTGAAGTGTATGAGAAAACATACAAGGTACTCCAGGCAAAAGACTATATGAATTTTCTGCTTACTGGAGAGTATGCCACCGATTACAACGATGCCTCGGGAACCAATGCATTTGATCTTGCTTCCCTGGATTGGTCACAGGTAATCCTAGATACAATGGGAGTTCCTGCTTCCTTGTTTCCCAAAGCCTATCCCTCCTCAACAAAGATAGGAGAGGTTCATCGAAGGGCAAGCGAGGAGACAGGAATTCCAGAGGGAACAGCAGTCATAGTCGGGGCTGGAGATGGTGGTTGTGCCAGTCTCGGTGCCGGGTCTGTATCGTTTGGAAAACCTTATATGTACATGGGGTCTTCCTCATGGGTATCAATTGCCAGCAAACATCCTCTCTCCGATCCAGAAAAGATTGGTTTTACCTGGGCTCATCCAGTAGCTGGATTGTACCAACCGTGTGCAACGATGCAGACAGCAGGTGGATCACTCTCCTGGTTTGCAAAGACCTACCTTGGCAATGACAAGGGGAAGACACTGGATAGCATCAATGACCTTGCTCAGGAATCTGTTCCAGGGGCAAATGGACTTACCTTCTTGCCCTACTTACTCGGGGAACGGTCCCCTTGGTGGAATACCAAGGCAAAAGGTGCATTTGTTGGTATGGATATTTCCACAACATTCCCTGATCACTGTCGAGCTCTGCTTGAGGGCGTGGCAATGAACCAGAAGCTCAACTTTGCTGGAATGCTTTCTGAAATTCCTGACCGTCGGGTGATGTTTATAGGTGGAGGTGCCTTGAATATTTTCCTCCGACAGGTCCTCGCTGATGTCTTTGGCTGTGAGATTGTTGTACCCCAGTTCCTGACAGAGGCAACAAGCATGGGAGCGGCCTTGCTGGGAGGAGTGGGGTGTGGTCTCTACGAAGATTTCTCCATGATTGAGGTCATGAACCCCATCAAGGAAGTCGTAACGCCTAATAAGGAAAACACTGCTTACTATGAAGAGTTGACAGGAACATTCGCTGACCTGTATCGCAGCCTTGAACCTTGGTTCAATCGGTAA
- a CDS encoding ABC transporter permease has product MKLLSKKNNKFRIAEGNLLVIVIVLMVILSFATKNFFTVNNLRNLVRQTSVNGIIALGMTFVIISGGIDLSVGSVVGVASIVVAKLLVAGIGIFPAILIALLVCVLLGTLNGLIIHYGKVPPFIATLGMMQAARGIVMLLSNARMIAGLPKSFTGFAQLVFLGFPSLFFVWFLVILVTFVITTKTIFGRNIFAYGSNIEAARLSGINTAKVTVSVYAMSGLLSGIAGILMTSRLGNGIPTAGQGYEMDAIASAVVGGASLSGGSGTIIGTVLGALLISLIQNGGNLLGINAFILQIIVGVLIVASVWYDQIRKTTKN; this is encoded by the coding sequence ATGAAACTGTTATCAAAGAAAAATAATAAATTCAGGATTGCTGAAGGCAACTTGTTGGTAATTGTAATCGTATTGATGGTGATACTTTCGTTTGCAACGAAGAATTTTTTCACTGTCAATAATTTGAGGAATCTGGTTCGCCAAACCTCGGTCAACGGCATCATTGCTCTGGGAATGACCTTTGTCATCATCTCAGGGGGAATTGATCTGTCTGTTGGCTCCGTGGTAGGTGTTGCCAGCATTGTTGTTGCGAAACTTCTGGTTGCAGGAATAGGAATATTCCCCGCCATCCTGATAGCCCTCTTGGTTTGTGTACTCCTTGGCACACTGAACGGACTTATCATTCACTATGGTAAGGTGCCTCCTTTCATCGCCACCTTGGGAATGATGCAGGCGGCACGTGGTATTGTCATGTTGCTCTCCAATGCTCGTATGATCGCAGGGCTCCCAAAAAGCTTCACTGGCTTCGCACAGCTGGTGTTTCTGGGATTCCCCTCACTCTTCTTTGTTTGGTTTCTGGTCATTCTCGTTACCTTTGTAATTACCACCAAGACCATTTTTGGACGAAATATTTTTGCCTATGGAAGCAATATCGAAGCTGCAAGACTTTCAGGAATCAACACCGCAAAGGTGACCGTGAGTGTGTATGCCATGAGTGGACTGTTGAGCGGCATTGCCGGCATCCTAATGACCAGCCGTCTTGGAAATGGTATCCCCACTGCTGGACAAGGGTATGAGATGGACGCAATCGCATCTGCAGTTGTTGGTGGAGCAAGTTTGAGTGGAGGCTCAGGAACCATCATCGGTACCGTGCTGGGTGCTCTGTTGATCTCCCTTATTCAGAATGGAGGTAACTTGCTGGGTATCAATGCTTTCATACTGCAGATCATCGTCGGTGTCCTGATTGTAGCTTCTGTTTGGTACGACCAGATCAGAAAGACAACAAAGAACTAA
- a CDS encoding sugar ABC transporter ATP-binding protein, protein METRPFLELKGISKQFPGVKALDNVDLTIYPGEVHALVGENGAGKSTIIKIIMGVYQEDEGTISLDGKQVAIPNVIEADRLGLAAVYQDLTLAADLSIGENFFMGQFPRKKNGMIDWNHVYSKTAETLKALNVDVDPRLRITELSPAMQEMVAIAKTVHKKSKLVIFDEPTALLSNEEVEILFEIIKKLKASGISVIYISHRLEEIFSISDRVTVLKDGQHVKTVPVKETNEDQLISYMVGRSLSDMYNIEHYPKGDELLRVEDLNRGKALKNISFSVKQGEIFGLFGLVGSGRTEVVRAIYGADTIESGTIYFKGQKEVIKHPSKAISLGIGLLPEDRKHQGLALSQSINHNINLASYKAISKFNFVLGKRERERSVEYVKQLKVKTPSIHQLVGNLSGGNQQKVIIAKWLCCESKLFIFDEPTVGIDVGAKQEIYKLIEQLTKDGHAVILISSYLPEVMGLADRIGVLHEGSMPHIVEREAFSEETLLRYASGL, encoded by the coding sequence ATGGAGACAAGACCATTCTTGGAATTGAAGGGAATATCCAAGCAATTTCCTGGAGTCAAGGCACTCGACAATGTGGATTTAACCATCTATCCCGGTGAGGTGCATGCCTTGGTAGGGGAAAATGGTGCGGGAAAATCCACTATCATCAAGATCATCATGGGCGTTTACCAAGAGGATGAGGGAACAATTTCTCTGGATGGGAAGCAGGTTGCCATACCGAATGTTATTGAAGCAGACCGCTTGGGCTTGGCAGCTGTTTACCAGGATTTGACACTTGCTGCTGACCTTTCTATTGGGGAAAACTTCTTCATGGGGCAATTTCCCCGGAAGAAGAACGGGATGATTGATTGGAACCATGTGTATTCCAAAACTGCAGAAACCTTGAAAGCCTTGAATGTGGATGTCGATCCAAGACTCCGCATCACCGAACTTTCTCCTGCAATGCAGGAAATGGTTGCAATTGCAAAGACTGTTCACAAGAAATCGAAGCTGGTCATCTTTGATGAACCAACTGCCTTGTTGAGCAATGAAGAAGTAGAAATTTTGTTTGAGATCATCAAGAAGCTGAAAGCTTCCGGTATCTCGGTTATTTACATATCTCACCGCCTAGAGGAAATCTTTTCCATTTCTGACCGCGTTACGGTACTCAAGGATGGGCAGCATGTAAAGACTGTTCCTGTCAAGGAGACAAACGAAGACCAGTTGATTTCGTACATGGTCGGACGTTCACTCTCTGACATGTACAATATCGAACACTATCCCAAAGGGGATGAGTTGTTGCGGGTTGAGGATCTGAATCGTGGTAAAGCACTGAAGAATATCTCCTTCTCTGTGAAGCAAGGAGAAATCTTTGGATTGTTCGGCCTTGTGGGTTCAGGAAGAACCGAGGTTGTCAGGGCTATTTACGGGGCAGATACGATCGAGAGTGGTACCATCTATTTCAAGGGGCAGAAGGAAGTTATCAAGCATCCTTCGAAGGCCATCTCCCTGGGGATTGGACTGTTGCCGGAGGACCGGAAACACCAAGGTCTTGCCTTGAGCCAATCCATCAATCACAACATCAATCTTGCATCCTATAAAGCAATCTCAAAATTCAATTTCGTATTGGGGAAGAGAGAGCGGGAGCGATCAGTAGAGTATGTTAAGCAATTGAAGGTAAAGACACCTTCCATCCATCAGCTGGTAGGGAACCTCTCAGGGGGGAACCAGCAGAAGGTGATCATTGCAAAATGGCTCTGCTGCGAGAGCAAACTGTTCATTTTTGATGAACCAACAGTAGGAATTGATGTCGGGGCAAAACAAGAGATCTATAAGTTGATCGAGCAATTAACAAAGGATGGGCATGCAGTCATCTTGATTTCCTCGTACCTTCCTGAGGTCATGGGGCTTGCCGATAGAATTGGGGTTTTGCATGAGGGATCAATGCCGCACATTGTTGAACGAGAAGCATTCAGCGAGGAAACCTTGCTGAGATACGCATCAGGTTTGTGA
- a CDS encoding ABC transporter substrate-binding protein has product MKKVLCAILLVTIVMSGLFAQGAQEADGPKGEKPYEIAVIIKATDSDFWQYLLVGALNYEFENPDLVNVTTYGPPSESDIDQQIAILENVISTNPDGIVISSTSSDASVPALEMAYDKGIKIVTVDNRVNTDKVHTFLATDNTLGGSLAAEKMVEYLKKNNISTAGKKVAVVSAMAGVQVLTDRDNGFITRIKELIPSIELIPTRYVDNDIIKALSTTEDLITTYGSDLIGIFADNNHSADGVSRAIAEQGLHNKIMVTAYDSDPEEVAAIKSGAIKAIMVQDPYGMGYKGVDSAVKAIEGATLPEYVDTGVVVVEKHNVNDPEAQGILDPFTLKKY; this is encoded by the coding sequence ATGAAGAAAGTGCTATGTGCCATACTTTTGGTCACAATCGTAATGTCCGGCTTGTTTGCACAAGGTGCACAAGAAGCAGATGGCCCAAAGGGCGAAAAACCCTATGAGATTGCAGTAATCATCAAAGCTACTGACTCTGATTTCTGGCAGTACTTGCTCGTTGGTGCTCTCAACTATGAGTTTGAGAATCCCGATTTGGTCAACGTAACGACCTACGGCCCACCCTCTGAGTCAGATATCGACCAGCAGATTGCAATCCTCGAAAACGTCATTTCGACGAATCCCGATGGTATTGTCATTTCGTCCACCAGTTCTGATGCTTCTGTTCCAGCTCTTGAGATGGCCTATGATAAGGGAATCAAGATTGTTACCGTTGACAATAGGGTAAACACCGACAAGGTGCATACCTTCTTGGCTACCGATAACACCCTTGGTGGTTCTCTTGCAGCAGAGAAGATGGTTGAGTATCTGAAGAAGAACAACATCTCCACCGCTGGAAAGAAAGTTGCTGTGGTAAGTGCAATGGCTGGTGTCCAGGTATTGACTGACCGTGACAATGGATTCATTACCCGTATCAAGGAATTGATCCCCAGTATCGAGTTGATCCCCACCAGATATGTCGACAATGACATCATCAAGGCTCTCTCCACCACTGAGGACCTGATCACCACCTATGGTAGTGACCTGATTGGTATCTTCGCAGACAACAACCACTCTGCAGACGGTGTCTCCCGTGCAATCGCAGAGCAGGGTCTGCACAACAAGATCATGGTAACTGCATACGACTCCGACCCAGAAGAAGTTGCAGCCATCAAGAGTGGTGCTATCAAGGCAATCATGGTCCAGGATCCGTACGGCATGGGATACAAGGGCGTCGATTCAGCAGTAAAGGCTATTGAAGGCGCAACCCTTCCTGAGTATGTCGATACTGGTGTAGTCGTTGTTGAGAAGCACAATGTCAACGATCCAGAAGCACAAGGCATTCTCGATCCGTTCACACTGAAAAAGTATTGA
- a CDS encoding AI-2E family transporter, with protein sequence MMDKKTFRSIVHLLILTAALALGVVYFSTVQAGLKKLWGLLMPLILGIVFAYLVDIPAKWMENRVFGKLKSPLAARVIAVFISLIFFLVLITGVLILLLPQLGLAVRQFSTNLPVLYQDSVSSLEQFMHTRPELEQGFSIIEGYINTFVENLRSSSPKIADYALSLLGGAINGVVNAAIALVFSIYLLFGKRRLLSQLTYLMERFIPEKYCRKIVHVKVIANRTFGKFFTGQFVEAIILGSLCTLGMLLFRFPYALTVGSVVGMTAIIPLVGAYLGGAIGFVLLFNQGFKMALLFVLFLVILQQLEGNIIYPRVVGTSVGLPGVWVFTAVILGGGLFGIPGILFGVPFVATIYQLLKAEKEQESSVD encoded by the coding sequence ATGATGGACAAGAAAACCTTTCGCAGTATCGTACACCTCCTCATTCTCACAGCAGCTCTTGCACTGGGGGTAGTGTATTTCTCTACTGTGCAGGCAGGACTCAAGAAGCTCTGGGGACTGCTCATGCCGCTTATCCTTGGTATTGTATTTGCTTACCTTGTTGACATACCTGCCAAGTGGATGGAAAACCGAGTTTTTGGGAAGCTGAAGAGTCCTCTTGCTGCTCGGGTTATTGCAGTGTTCATTTCCCTTATTTTTTTCTTGGTGTTGATTACTGGTGTATTAATACTGTTATTGCCCCAGTTGGGATTGGCCGTCAGGCAGTTCAGTACCAACCTACCGGTTCTCTACCAGGATTCTGTATCTTCACTGGAACAGTTCATGCATACCCGCCCTGAGCTCGAGCAGGGATTCTCCATCATTGAAGGGTATATAAACACCTTCGTTGAGAATCTGCGATCTTCATCTCCCAAGATTGCAGATTATGCACTATCACTCCTGGGTGGAGCGATCAATGGTGTGGTGAACGCTGCAATTGCACTGGTTTTCAGTATTTACCTGCTTTTTGGCAAACGTAGGTTGTTGTCCCAGCTTACATATCTGATGGAACGATTCATACCTGAGAAGTACTGCCGGAAAATTGTACATGTGAAAGTGATTGCCAACAGAACGTTCGGCAAGTTTTTTACGGGACAGTTCGTGGAAGCAATCATCTTGGGTTCTCTCTGTACATTGGGAATGTTGCTCTTCCGCTTCCCCTATGCCCTGACCGTTGGATCGGTAGTGGGTATGACCGCCATAATTCCACTGGTTGGTGCGTATCTTGGCGGGGCGATCGGATTCGTCCTGCTCTTCAACCAAGGATTTAAGATGGCTCTCTTGTTTGTACTCTTCCTGGTTATCCTCCAGCAACTGGAAGGAAATATCATCTATCCCAGGGTAGTAGGTACCTCTGTAGGGCTTCCAGGGGTATGGGTGTTCACAGCAGTCATTCTAGGGGGCGGGCTGTTTGGTATTCCTGGCATTCTGTTTGGGGTACCATTTGTTGCAACCATCTATCAGTTGCTGAAAGCGGAGAAGGAACAAGAGAGTTCTGTTGATTGA
- a CDS encoding asparaginase domain-containing protein yields the protein MAQDVRIITTGGTFDKQYDAISGELTFRESQLPRILNQARCTLSIHLEGPLAIDSLFMTEEQREEIAQTCVHSPEEKIVVVHGTDTMCRTASVIAEALKEDTSKTVVLTGAMIPYSLENSDAVFNLGCALTAVQLLPPGVYITMSGRVFPHDNCRKNKDKGVFEAIS from the coding sequence ATGGCACAGGATGTTCGGATCATCACCACAGGGGGAACGTTCGATAAACAGTACGATGCTATCAGCGGCGAATTGACTTTCAGGGAGTCACAGCTGCCAAGAATCCTGAATCAGGCTCGTTGTACATTGAGTATCCACCTAGAAGGGCCATTGGCAATTGACAGCCTCTTCATGACCGAGGAGCAGAGGGAAGAGATAGCCCAAACCTGCGTACATAGTCCTGAAGAGAAAATTGTAGTTGTTCATGGCACTGACACCATGTGCAGAACTGCATCTGTAATTGCTGAGGCACTGAAAGAGGATACAAGCAAGACCGTGGTACTAACAGGAGCCATGATCCCCTACTCCCTGGAAAATTCTGATGCAGTATTCAATCTGGGTTGCGCTCTTACCGCTGTCCAGCTCCTTCCACCCGGTGTATATATTACCATGAGTGGAAGGGTTTTTCCGCATGACAACTGCAGGAAAAACAAGGACAAGGGGGTGTTTGAGGCTATCTCCTAG
- a CDS encoding Gfo/Idh/MocA family oxidoreductase: protein MKKINVAIIGLGKISGIYLENITGMFKDRIHLVGVVDLVEERSREIAELYKVKQYASVQALLEDPSVELVLNLTTPQSHYVLCKQVLEAGKHVYVEKPLSLSAKEASELVDLAQEKHLVLGGAPDTFLGAGIQTCRKLIDDGWIGRPVAASAFMMNHGHESWHPSPEFYYQAGGGPLFDMGPYYITALINLLGPVQSVSGYAQKSFPERVITSEPKHGTVIDVEVDTHIAGLLQFNSGCIATLVTSFDVWKHSMPRIEIHGTEGSLRVPDPNTFGGPIFYCRMGEKEWTELPLLFDYPENSRGLGIADIAEAIERGAEHRACGELTRHVVDVMESILKASHEHVQVQLSSTCEQPSPRR, encoded by the coding sequence ATGAAAAAAATAAACGTAGCAATCATTGGATTGGGAAAAATCAGTGGGATTTATCTTGAAAATATCACTGGAATGTTTAAGGACCGGATACACTTGGTTGGAGTGGTTGATTTAGTGGAGGAACGATCGAGAGAGATTGCTGAACTCTACAAAGTAAAACAGTATGCTTCAGTTCAAGCATTGTTGGAAGATCCTTCTGTGGAACTTGTTCTCAACCTTACAACTCCACAAAGCCACTATGTACTCTGCAAGCAAGTATTGGAGGCTGGGAAGCATGTCTATGTAGAGAAGCCACTCTCACTCTCTGCAAAAGAAGCTTCTGAATTGGTGGATTTGGCTCAGGAAAAGCACCTTGTACTTGGAGGTGCTCCCGATACCTTCCTTGGAGCTGGAATCCAAACCTGCAGAAAACTCATTGATGATGGATGGATTGGCAGGCCGGTGGCTGCTTCTGCGTTCATGATGAACCATGGACATGAAAGTTGGCACCCATCCCCAGAATTCTATTATCAAGCTGGTGGCGGCCCGCTCTTTGACATGGGGCCATACTACATAACAGCACTCATCAACCTTCTTGGCCCAGTACAATCAGTCTCTGGGTATGCCCAGAAAAGCTTTCCAGAGCGTGTAATTACCAGCGAGCCAAAGCATGGAACGGTTATTGATGTTGAAGTGGATACGCATATTGCCGGATTGTTGCAGTTCAACAGCGGGTGTATCGCTACCTTGGTGACCAGCTTCGATGTCTGGAAGCATAGCATGCCGAGAATTGAAATCCACGGAACTGAGGGCTCACTCCGTGTCCCCGATCCCAATACCTTTGGGGGACCCATCTTTTACTGCAGGATGGGTGAGAAAGAGTGGACGGAATTACCTCTGCTCTTTGACTACCCAGAAAACTCTCGCGGTCTAGGTATTGCCGATATCGCAGAGGCAATTGAGCGTGGCGCTGAACACAGAGCTTGCGGAGAATTGACTCGGCATGTGGTTGATGTCATGGAGAGTATCCTGAAAGCATCTCATGAGCATGTACAGGTCCAGCTTTCATCAACATGTGAGCAGCCTTCTCCTAGGAGATAG
- a CDS encoding ThuA domain-containing protein, with the protein MSEKRKALLLVGGWDGHEPELVAERFATYLEEEGFEVRKERDLEVLQDREYLFSLDLFVPVWTMGTFESKQTGILADAIASGVGVAGCHGGMCDAFRTNVLWQFIMGGNWVAHPGSDGVPYEVNIKQSSSPLVAGIKDFSLSSEQYYLHVDPAVEVLATTKFPTVHWYHSTNGVVQMPVVWTKKWGHGRVYYNSLGHHNDIFDIPEAWELMKRGLLWAADGKRISRENNLDIEMFASDRKMF; encoded by the coding sequence ATGTCAGAAAAAAGAAAAGCATTGTTGTTGGTTGGTGGTTGGGATGGCCATGAGCCCGAATTGGTTGCTGAGCGTTTCGCAACCTATTTGGAAGAAGAGGGCTTTGAGGTTCGTAAGGAACGTGATCTTGAGGTTCTTCAGGACAGAGAGTACCTATTCAGTCTGGATCTCTTTGTTCCAGTCTGGACCATGGGTACCTTTGAGAGCAAGCAGACAGGAATCCTTGCAGACGCCATAGCCAGTGGGGTAGGAGTCGCAGGGTGCCATGGTGGCATGTGTGATGCCTTTAGGACCAACGTGCTGTGGCAATTTATCATGGGAGGCAACTGGGTTGCTCATCCCGGTTCTGACGGAGTTCCCTATGAAGTGAATATCAAGCAGAGCTCCAGTCCGCTGGTAGCTGGTATCAAGGACTTTTCCCTCTCCAGTGAACAATACTACCTACATGTAGATCCGGCAGTGGAAGTACTGGCTACTACCAAGTTCCCAACTGTCCATTGGTATCACTCAACCAATGGAGTTGTACAGATGCCGGTTGTCTGGACCAAGAAATGGGGGCATGGAAGAGTCTATTACAACTCACTCGGGCATCATAATGATATTTTTGATATTCCCGAGGCATGGGAGTTGATGAAGAGAGGCCTACTCTGGGCAGCGGATGGAAAGAGAATCTCCAGAGAGAACAATCTAGATATAGAGATGTTCGCAAGTGATAGGAAGATGTTCTGA